The Treponema succinifaciens DSM 2489 region GGAAAATTTCTGGATACTCATCTGTGCAAAAACAGCAATAGGGATTTTCCCGAAGATGGAATTTATAAAATGCTAGTCTCTAAAGTTTCCCGATCAGATTGAAAAAACGCAGCCATCGGAAAACTCCGAAGACTGCGCATTTTCATTTATCCAAGGCAAATCTGGTTGAGGATATTCTCGTAAAGTTCCTGTTTGCCGGAAGTCTTTGCAACTTGCTCATAAGGCTTTGCAAGTGAAGCGACTTGATCAAGCGTGAGTTTTCCTTCAGCGAAAGCTTTTCCGTTGCCAGTTTCAAAACTTGCATAGCGTTCTTTTAGCATTGAAGGAATGCGTCTGTCTTCGATAAGCTGAACGGCTTTTTCAAGTCCGCGCGCAAAGATGTCCATTCCGCCGATGTGCGCAATGAACAAATCTTCTGGAGCAACTGAATTTCTTCTGACTTTCGCATCAAAGTTAAGTCCTCCAGTTGTGAATCCGCCCATTCTGATTACTTGAAGCATAGCTTGTGTCGTTTCATAAATGCTTACCGGGAACTGGTCTGTGTCCCAGCCGTTTACAGGGTCTCCGCGGTTTGCGTCGATTGAGCCAAGCATTCCGTTGTCTACGCAAACTGTAAGTTCGTGCGCAAATTCGTGACCTGCAAGTTCAGCATGGTTCGCTTCGATATTCAGCTTGAAGTCCTTATCGAGTCCGTGAGCGCGGAGGAATCCGATTACAGTTTCTGAATCATAGTCATACTGATGTTTTGTCGGTTCCATTGGCTTAGGCTCGATGTAGAAGCAGCCGGTGAATCCTTGTTTTCTTGCGTAGTCGCGCGCCAAGGTAAGCATCATGGCGAGGTGTTCTTTTTCTGCTTTCATGTCTGTGTTCAAGAGGCTCATGTAGCCTTCGCGTCCGCCCCAGAATGTGTAGCCTGCTCCTCCAAGTTTTATAGTGTTGTCGATTGCTGCTTTTATTTGGCTTGCTGCCTGCGCAACTACATCGAAGTCAGGATTTGTTGCGGCTCCGTTCATGTAGCGCGGATTATTAAATACGTTTGCAGTTCCCCAAAGAAGTTTTACACCTGTTTCTTTTTGACGTTCAAGCAGAAGATCTGTGATATGTGAAAGTTTTTTTTCGCTGTCAGCAGGGCTTGTTCCTTCTGGACAGATGTCGCGGTCGTGCCATGCGTAGTATCCGCAGCCTAGCTTGGTTATGAATTCAAATGCCGCGTCAACTTTTTCTTCTGGAGTTTTCCAGGTGAATTCGCGTGTTCCGCTTCCAAAAGGATCTCCTCCGTCTGCACAGAAAGAATGCCAGTAGGCTACTGTGAATTTGAGCCAGTCTTTCATCTTTTTGCCCATTACAACTTTTTCAGCATCATAGTATTTGAATGCGAGCGGATTTTTTGATTCCGGACCTTCGTACTTGATCTGACCAATTCCTGGAAAATATTCCTTTGAACCTTTGAAAAATGACATAAATCCTCCTAAAGCCAGTTTTTATTTTTTAACCGGCTCTTTATATTGAAGTCTGCAATGCAAACTTTTTTTTATTTGTATAATGGCGAAAGCTGATTCACCAAAATTTTATATTCTTCAAATGCCTTGCTGTATTCCAAAGCATTTTTCTCGTTTGGCAAAGTTGTCTTGGATTCATCTAGCGCAACATGTATTTCCGCGAGGCTCTCCATTGAAACTGGAGTTCCCTGCAATTTTTTTAGACACCACAAAGCTTGCAGTGCAGCTCCAAATGCAGCAGCTTCTGATGAAACTGGAACTTTTACAGGAAGATTCATAATGTCCGCCGCAATCTGTCTCCACACTTTGCTTTTTGCGCCTCCTCCAGTCAGTCTAAGTTCCTTTGGTGTAAAGCCGTGCTTTTTAAATGAATCAAGTCCTGTCCTCATTGAATATATTGCGCTTTCTAGTGCTGCCCTTGCGATGTTGGCTCTGTTGCAGTTTGCTACGGTGAGTCCAGTTATGCTTGCTTTTCCGTGCGGAAGATTCGGAGTTCTCTCTCCATTAAAAAACGGAAGCACAAAAACTCCTTCACATCCGGGGCTTGACTTTTCAGCTTCAGCATCGAATTCCTTTACATCAAGATTTAAAAGCGTTCTGATTTCTTCGGAAGCAACCGTGCAGTTCATTGTGCAAAGAAGCGGCAAATATCCGCCGGAAGAGGAGCAGAATCCTGAAATGCCTTCCGCAGGATCTGCAACAGAAGAATCGGTAAAACCGTATAAAGTTCCAGAAGTTCCCATGCTCATTGTAAGTGTTCCGCTTTTTACGGCTCCAGTTCCGATTGCACTCATCATGTTGTCTCCGCCGCCAGAAGAAACAGCCGCGCCCTTTGGAATTCCAAGCCAGTCAGCAGCTTTCTTTGAAACAAATCCTGAAGGCTCATCGCTTGCAATAATTTTGGGAAGTTTTTTTAAAAGTGATTCATCGATTGCCTCGCAGATTTTTTTTGACCATTTTTTTTCTTTTGAATTGAACAAAGCAGTTCCAGAAGCATCGCCCTGCTCCATCACATAATTTCCAGTAAGAAGAAAATTCAAATAATCATGGGGAAGCATTATGTAATGGAGTTTTTCAAAAAGTTCTTTTTTATGCAGCTTGAGCCACAAAATTTTGGGTGCTGTAAATCCTGGCAAAATAAAATTCTGAACTTCTTTTACAACTTCATTTTGTCCGCCAGCAGCATTTGTAATAAGTTCACATTCTTTCGCAGTTGAAGTGTCATTCCAAAGTTTTATATTGTAAAGCGGATTTCCTTCTGAATCCAAAGGAACAAAGCCGTGCTGCTGTCCAGAAACTCCAATCGCTTGTATTGATTTTTTTCCTTCTGAAGAAATTTTTGAAAAACAGACTTCAAGTCCTTTTTTGTACCATTCAGTTTTTTGCTCTCTTGTTCCGTCTGATTCTGAAATAAGTTCCATTGGGCAAGATGAGCTTTCCAAACTTTTTCTAGTTTCATAATCATAGAGAACAACTTTCATGCTTTGTGTTCCCAAGTCAATTCCAGCGACAGTTTTCATGAAAACCTCCAGAAAAATTAAAATTTGTTTCGCTTACAAAAATAGTATCAGACTGAAATGGCTATAAGCAATACAGAAAACTGATTTTATATATCCAAAATTGATTTTTCATGCTAAAATATTTAATATAAACAGGAAAAATACCGTGGAAATAAAAGAAACTGCCTTTATTTACAAATTGATTGCCGGAGAAAAACTTGCCTGGCACGGACGCTATCATTCGCATGGAGAAATGGAATTTGAAATTCATTTTTTTTCGGAAGGAGAAGGAACATTTTTTTCAAACAGAACTTCTTACAGCATAAGGAATAACACATTGTTTCTAGTTTTTCCGCGCGAGTTCCATTCAATTCTGCCAAAAGAAGTAAAAAAGCCTCTTACTTACTATGCGGTTCTTTTTTCGCTGAGCAAATCCGAAAAAAAACTATATCAATTATTGATAAATTCTTCGAGCAGAAAAAAAAATCAGCCGGTCGCTAGCAATGAAACTGCCTCAATAAAATTTATACTTGAAGACATAATGAAGTTTTCAAAGTCGGATTCTGCGGACTTAAAAAAATCTGCGGATCTGCTTCTTGAAAGCTGCCTGTTCCGCTGGTTTGGAAAGCAAAATAAAACTGAAGGAAAAATCGCAGCTCAAAAAAAATCAAAATCTGCAAAAAGTTATGTCGAGCATTCGATAAAATTTATGGAAAAAAAAGTTTACACAAGATGCACTGTTTCAGAAGTTGCGAATTTCTGTGGAATTTCGGAAGAACATTTTATACGAATTTTTAAAGATGAAATGCAGATGACTCCGCATCAATATTTTTTGCGCCTGAAAATTCAAACCGCTGCCCTCGCCTTGATAAATTCCTCAAGCACAGTTTCTGAAATTGCAGATGAATTTTCTTTTGAAAATCAGTTTCATTTTTCAAGAGTATTCAAAAAATGCACAGGACTTGCTCCGTCTTCTTACCGGGCGGGATTTTCATCATAAAGTTAAAAAGATTTCATTAAAAGTTCGTAAGCTTCAACAATCATTCGTGTTTTATTTGTCGCAACTTTTTTTAGCACAGGATTTTTGTCATATTTGTCTGGATGAAAATATTTCAGCTTTTCTTTGTAAGCCTTTTTTACGTCATCTTGATTTGCAGAAGCTGTTATATCAAGAAGTCTGCAAGCGCGCTCAACTTCCGGCGTTATTTTTTTTAAAGATGAAATTTTATTTTTTAAATGCTCAGTCTGATTTTTTTGTTCTGCCCTAGTTTTATTTTTGCTGACATTTTCTTTAGAAAAATTTTCTTCTGATTTTTTTTCTTCATGCGGAATTTCTTTTTCAGAATATTTTATTTTCTTTTTAAACTTTACTTGCCCGGATTTTAAAGTTTCATTTAAAAGATCACCGAGCTTGTCATACATTGTCTCCATCTGATTTTTCCTCGTCTTCGCCCCACTCTGAAAGTTTTCGCTGCAATGTTTTTCTTCCTATTCCAAGAATGTCCGCCGTTTTGCTTTTGTTGTTTTTATTTGAAGCTAAATTTTGCTGAATGATTATTTTTTCAGCTTCATCTAAAGTTATTCCAAACGGAATTGCAATGCTGTTTTCCTGTGAGCTTTTTGCTACTGCAGGCGGAAGGTCTTCAATATTTATTTCATCTCCCGAACTCATTACGACTGCGCTTTCAACACAATTGCGAAGTTCCCTTATGTTTCCAGGCCAGTCATATTTCATAATTGCAGCTTTTGCTTTTCCAGAAAATTCCTTTACTGCTTTTCCATTTTCTTTATTGAACTCTTCCAAGAATGCTGAAATTAAAAGCGGCAGATCGCTTTTTCGTTCTCGGAGCGGCGGAACATGAATGTGAATTACATTCAGTCTGTAATACAAGTCCTCGCGGAATCTTCCAGCTTTTATTTCTTCCTCAAGATTTTTGTTTGTCGCCGCAATTACACGAACATCAACTTCTATAGTCTGCTCTCCGCCGACACGTTCAAATTTTTTTTCAGCAAGAACCCTAAGAATTTTTATCTGAACATTCTGATTTATTTCCCCGATTTCATCAAGAAAAATTGTGCTTCCGTGGGCAAGTTCAAATCTGCCTTTTTGCAAATGGTCAGCTCCTGTAAAAGCACCTTTTTCATGTCCGAAAAGCTCGCTTTCCAAGAGAGTTTCACTTAGAGCCGCGCAATGGACATTTATCATGGTTTTGTCGTGCCGCGGAGACAAAGCATGAATGGCACGGGCAACAACTTCTTTTCCAACTCCGCTTTCGCCAGTGATGAGAACGCTCGCCTTGGATGCAGCCGCCTTTTTTATTGTCTCCTGAATTTTTTGCATTGCGATGGAAGAGCCTATCATTTCTTTTAATGCAGAATTTTCAGCGACTTCTTTTTTTAGCTCCTGATGTTCAATTTTGATTTGCCTGCTTTCCAGCGCACGTTTTACAATCATATCAAGTTGATCAAGGTTTAGCGGCTTTGTAAGAAAATCATAAGCGCCATGTCTCATTGCATCTACTGCGGAATCGATGCTTCCGTGACCAGTAAGAATAATAACTGGAATTCCTGGAGTTTCTGTTACAACATGATTTAAAACTTCTTCACCAGAAATTCCAGGCATTCTTAAATCTGTGATTACCAAGTCTATGTCGCCTTTTGAAATCAGCTCAAGACCTTCTTTGCCAGAAGCAGCAGTTTTTACATTGTAATCTTCAAGTTCAAAATTTGCCGCAAGTCCTTCCCGGATGTTTTTTTCATCATCTATAATTAAAATTGTAAATTTCAAATTTTCCTCCAAAAAAAAAATCAAACAAAGGCAATAAACACTTTATATAAAAGCAGACGTTAGGTTAAATTTTACTCTTCAAGAAGCATAGTTTCTTTTTGCGGCACAGGAATTTGCACAGTAAAAACAGTGCCTTCATCAAGCTCTGAATTTACAGTTATTTCTCCACGAAACTCTTTTACAATTTTATAAACAGTTGTAAGCCCTAGTCCAGTTCCATCGGCTTTTGTTGTGTAGTACGGTTCAAAAATTCTTGAGCAAGTCGCCTCGTCCATTCCACAGCCATTGTCCGCAATTGTAAGTATGTAATGATCATTTTTTATAAAAGAATTTATGGCAAGTTTTCCGTTGCTTTTTTTGCTGGAAAGAATTGCAGCTTTTGCGTTTTGCACAATATTTATAAAAATTTCTCGGAAAAGTTTTTCATCAATTAAAAGTCTGTTTCTATTTCCTTGCAAATTTACAGAAACTTCTATTCCGCAATTTTCAAATTCCGGCATGAAAAAATTTATTGACTTTTCTATTATCGAATCAGGCTCGGAAAGTGTCATGTTTACTTTTAAAGGACGAACAGCAAACAAAAAATCCATTACAATTTTGTTCAAGTTTTCAATTTCTTCATTCACGACAGAAAGATATTTTTCCATGAATTTTTCATCAGGAAGCTGACCGTCGCCTTCTCTGCATTTCTTTATCGATTTTTGCAAAAGCTGAATATGAATGCTTATTGCGCCAAGCGGATTTTTTATTTCATGTGCAACTGATGCCGCAAGATTTGTCAAGCTCTTTAGACTTTCCATTCTGTGCATCAAAATTTCCTGCTGGCGTTTTGCAGTTATGTCTTCAATAAAAATAATTGTTCCCGCAATTTTTCCGTCGCAAACAAGAGGCAGAATTGAAACAACAATAAACCTTGCTTTGTCATCTGCGGAAACTATAGAAAATTCTTCGTTAGTATTTGTGTTTTGTTTCTGCGCGCAAAATGAAATAAAATTTGAAACTTCCTCATCCGCTATAAGATTCCAAACAGGGTCTGACTTTATCAGATGAAGATGAAAGAAATGGAGATAACGTTTTGCAGATTTATTTATTTTTGTTATGCACCAATTGTTATCAACGATTACAAGTCCTGAAGGAATGCTTTGAATTATTGAATCGTATATTTTGTTTTCCTCGCGGACTGTATTTAAAAGACGTTCAAGCTGTTCATCGGAAAGTTTTGTAATTTTTTCAGATGCCTTTTCAACAAAATCTGCCATTTAAATTTTCCTCAAAAAATCAAGCTAATTTTTTTAGAATGCCATCATTCATATAATTTATGTGCATTAAATTTCTTGCAAGCTCTTCAAGGCAGGCTGAAGGATTCTGATTAAAAATTTCAACATTATTTAATGAAGTTCTAAGTTGTTTTAAAACATTAAAGGAAACTTCTGAACCTGCGGCAGATGTTTTTAAATTTTCCTGAGATTCAATAATTCCGCAGATAAAAATTTTAAAAAGAATTCTTGGCTCAAACGAAGCGCAAGTTGAAATTATTTTAGGAATGTCGGGAATGTGTCCTTTGGCTACATTGCTAAAAAAGTCAGCTGCGCAAGATTTTACAAGTTCAGGCTTTACTGTTAAAAATGACTGCATGAATTGTGTTATGCTGCTAAATTCTTTTTCATCATTGAAATCAGGTTCATAGTGAAAAATTCTATTTATAACATTTCTCTGCTGTTCCGGTGAGCGTTCAAAAAAATTGTAAGTGCGGACTCTTGAAAGTATAGTCGGAAGGATTGCGCCGCGCTTTGTCGTTGTAAGTATAAAAATCACATCTTCTGGAGGTTCTTCAAGAATTTTCAGTAACGCATTTCTTGCGCTGTCTGCCATTAAATCTGCGTTTTCAATAATTAAAACTTTTCTTCCATTGCTTGAGCTTAAGTGCGCCCAGGAGGAAAAATTTCTTATTTGCAAAACAGGAAGAGAACTATACAAAAAACTGCTTTCAAGTTTTGTGCAGTCTTTTTCAATTGAGTCTAATATTTTTCTCAGTTCTTCGTCATCTGGAAGAATTCTTCCTGGTTGAATTTTTTCAAGTCCCTCTTCTATATTTTGTAAAAGTGGAGAAAATTTTGAAAGCTTGTCATCTCCATTCCAAAGCACAGAATTGAACTTTGAAATCAGTTTTCTTACTGCGCGCAAATAAAGGTACCTTGAAGCCTCAAGATGTTTTGTGTTTTGAATGTTTTGGCTTATTAAAGTTTTTTTTGCGGCAGCAATTTCCAACGTTCGGTTTCCAGCACCGCAAATAAGGAGATTTTGACTTACCATAGCTTTATGCTGACGGCAGTTTAAGCAAGTGCAGTTCCATTCACCGGAATTTGCGCATGAAAGAACTCTCGCAGTTTCCAAAGCACAGGAAAGTTTTCCAGAGGATGAAGGACCTGAAAACAAAATGGAATTTGGAAAACGTTTTTTTTCAATATCATCTTGTAAAAGTTTTGTCGCGCTTTGATTCAAAATATTTTCAAACATTTTTAATTTCCTTGTATCTGTTCAAGTGGAATGGCAAGCGGAACTGATGAATTCTTTTCAACTGCTTTTGAAAGGCTTTCAAGCGGAATTGAAATGACTGGATTTAATATTCTTGAAAAAAAACTTCCGTCAAGAATTGTGTCAACATTAAACCAAGGCTGGGCTTTCATTAAAATCAAAACAACGCCAACAACAGCAAGTCCTTCCAAAAATCCAAAAACAAAACCTAAGAATCTATCCAAGTCCTTGAAAATTTCACCGCCAAAAATATTTTTTATTGCGGTCTGAAGAATTTTCATAACAATAAATGCAATTATAAAAATCAGCAAAAAAGAAAGAACAACAGACACTAAATGAATTTTCAAATGCTTTTCAATTGGAGAAACCAGCCGTCCGTAAAAAAGAATTGCAACCCAAATGCTTACGACAGGCGCTGCTTTTCCGAACACTTCATTTAAAAATCCGTTTATTGCTCCAATAATTGCAAATGTCAAAACAACAAGCAAAAAAACAATATCGATTGCGGGAAACATCATATTTTTATCTGCTCCAAAATCAGATTTGCTATAATTTCAGAAGGCTTTTTTTCTTTGCAAATGGACTTGCAGTTTTCAGCAAATTTATTTCTAGTTTCTGAAATTTTCATTTCAGATAATGCATTAAGAAGATTTTCTTTTGTCGCATCTTTCCCTGTCAAAGCAATGGCGGCACCTTTGCTTGCAAAATACTCCGCATTGTCAACTTGGTCGCCTCTTGTTCCTGCACCGCATAAAGGAATTAAAATCATCGGCTTTGAACAAACGGCACATTCCCATAAAGAATTTGCTCCAGCTCTGGAAATTATTATATCCGCGGATTGAATTACAGAAACCATTTCATTAAAAATAAATTCATAAGGCTTGTAGCTGTCATCGCCGGAAGACATAATATCAGGATTTTCCTGAGCAAATTTTTTTCCAGTTTGATGAACAACAATGAAATCCTTTTTTAGCTCATCAAGGCATTCAATTACAAGATTGTTTATCTGATTTGCACCAAGACTTCCGCCTAAAATTAAAAGAATATTTTTTTTGCAGCCGTTATCTATGCCAAGAAATTTTTTCCCGGCTTCTGAACTATCATTGTAAAATGCCGGTCGAACTGGATTTCCTGTAACAATGCATTTTTCTTTTTGAAAACTGCTGAAATAGTTTTTTGTTTCTTCATAGGAAATTAAAATTTTTGAAGCTTTTTTGCTGTTGATTCTTGTGGCAAGTCCCGGTGTAAAATCGCATTCGTGAGTAAAATATGGAATTTTTAGAATAGCTGCGGCGGCGCACGGAGGCACGCTTACAAAACCGCCTTTTGAAAAAAGAAAATCTGGCTTTATTTTTTTTAGAATAAAAAACGACTTTATAAATCCTGCGAATATTTTAAAAAAGTCTGTGAAATTTTTAAGTGAAAAATAACGACGAAGTTTTCCGCACGGAATTCCATGAAAACAAAAAATGCTTCCGCCTGATGATAAAAGATTTTTTTCAATTATTGCAGAATCCATTCCTTTGGAATTTCCAATCCAGTGAATTTCAATTTTAGTTGATTCATTTGAATTTTTTTTCAGTTCATCAGCAATGGCAATTCCCGGATATATATGTCCGCCTGTTCCGCCGCCAGCAAAAGCGATTACAATTTTTTTCCTAGACATTTTTTTTTACTTTTTTCCCATCAGTTTCATAAGTTCTTCATTTTTGAAAAGCGATGCATAGTCACGCGCGCTCATTCCCATGCTGTCCTTTACGTCAGGATCTGCGCCGGAATTCAAAAGCAGTTTTACAATTTTTGAATTTCCGTTTCCAACTGCAAGAACAAGAATAGACTGGCCGTCCGAACTCATTGTGCTTAAGTCCGCACCATGGTCTATAAGCAACTTTGCAATTTCGTAGTTTTTCCGCCAGACAGCATCCATCACAGGAGAATATCCTCTGTCTTCTGAAACTTCATTTATGTCCGCGCCTTTTTCAAGAAGAAGTTCAAGCATTTCCTTGCTATCATTTCTCGTTGCAACACACAAAAGCGGAACTCCTTGCAATGTTTTTGAATTCACATCTATTCCAGAATTCAAAATTGATTTGCAAATTCCAGTTTTTTCTTTTTCAAGATAAAATTCAAAACTGTCTGCGCTGCATGAAATTCCTTGCTCCAAAAGTGAATTCTTGTTTGCGCGTTTTAAACTTTCTGATTTTAGATTCTCAATATTTTTTTCAAGCCAATTAAAAAGCTCATTTTCAGAATAAAAATTTTTTAAAGACAGTTTTTTATTTTCACAAGGAAATAATTTGATGAATTTTTTTTCTTCATCTAAAACAAGAACTGGCATATTTTTTCCATAGCAAAAGCCCAAAACGCAAGATAAAATCAGCGCAGAATTTTCAACATCGGAAAAAAATAAAAATCCGTCAGAACTTGGAATTTTTTCAAGAATATCTTTTAAACTTTTTTCATTTTTATTTAAAATAATTTTTTCAGAATCGCATTTATTTGAAGTAAAAAAAATTTCAGTGCGGTTTGCTTTTTCTTCTTGAAGCGCCTGAGCAAAAATCAACCATTTCATTCTTAAATTATAGCTTAGCTTTGTTCAAAAGTCTATTGCCCTTAAAATTTCATTTTGAAAAAAATTAATTTTCTCTCTTGACAAAAAAGCGCACCGGATATATGTTTCTATTAACAGAAACAT contains the following coding sequences:
- the xylA gene encoding xylose isomerase; the encoded protein is MSFFKGSKEYFPGIGQIKYEGPESKNPLAFKYYDAEKVVMGKKMKDWLKFTVAYWHSFCADGGDPFGSGTREFTWKTPEEKVDAAFEFITKLGCGYYAWHDRDICPEGTSPADSEKKLSHITDLLLERQKETGVKLLWGTANVFNNPRYMNGAATNPDFDVVAQAASQIKAAIDNTIKLGGAGYTFWGGREGYMSLLNTDMKAEKEHLAMMLTLARDYARKQGFTGCFYIEPKPMEPTKHQYDYDSETVIGFLRAHGLDKDFKLNIEANHAELAGHEFAHELTVCVDNGMLGSIDANRGDPVNGWDTDQFPVSIYETTQAMLQVIRMGGFTTGGLNFDAKVRRNSVAPEDLFIAHIGGMDIFARGLEKAVQLIEDRRIPSMLKERYASFETGNGKAFAEGKLTLDQVASLAKPYEQVAKTSGKQELYENILNQICLG
- the xylB gene encoding xylulokinase, coding for MKTVAGIDLGTQSMKVVLYDYETRKSLESSSCPMELISESDGTREQKTEWYKKGLEVCFSKISSEGKKSIQAIGVSGQQHGFVPLDSEGNPLYNIKLWNDTSTAKECELITNAAGGQNEVVKEVQNFILPGFTAPKILWLKLHKKELFEKLHYIMLPHDYLNFLLTGNYVMEQGDASGTALFNSKEKKWSKKICEAIDESLLKKLPKIIASDEPSGFVSKKAADWLGIPKGAAVSSGGGDNMMSAIGTGAVKSGTLTMSMGTSGTLYGFTDSSVADPAEGISGFCSSSGGYLPLLCTMNCTVASEEIRTLLNLDVKEFDAEAEKSSPGCEGVFVLPFFNGERTPNLPHGKASITGLTVANCNRANIARAALESAIYSMRTGLDSFKKHGFTPKELRLTGGGAKSKVWRQIAADIMNLPVKVPVSSEAAAFGAALQALWCLKKLQGTPVSMESLAEIHVALDESKTTLPNEKNALEYSKAFEEYKILVNQLSPLYK
- a CDS encoding AraC family transcriptional regulator; this translates as MEIKETAFIYKLIAGEKLAWHGRYHSHGEMEFEIHFFSEGEGTFFSNRTSYSIRNNTLFLVFPREFHSILPKEVKKPLTYYAVLFSLSKSEKKLYQLLINSSSRKKNQPVASNETASIKFILEDIMKFSKSDSADLKKSADLLLESCLFRWFGKQNKTEGKIAAQKKSKSAKSYVEHSIKFMEKKVYTRCTVSEVANFCGISEEHFIRIFKDEMQMTPHQYFLRLKIQTAALALINSSSTVSEIADEFSFENQFHFSRVFKKCTGLAPSSYRAGFSS
- a CDS encoding J domain-containing protein is translated as METMYDKLGDLLNETLKSGQVKFKKKIKYSEKEIPHEEKKSEENFSKENVSKNKTRAEQKNQTEHLKNKISSLKKITPEVERACRLLDITASANQDDVKKAYKEKLKYFHPDKYDKNPVLKKVATNKTRMIVEAYELLMKSF
- a CDS encoding sigma-54-dependent transcriptional regulator, translated to MKFTILIIDDEKNIREGLAANFELEDYNVKTAASGKEGLELISKGDIDLVITDLRMPGISGEEVLNHVVTETPGIPVIILTGHGSIDSAVDAMRHGAYDFLTKPLNLDQLDMIVKRALESRQIKIEHQELKKEVAENSALKEMIGSSIAMQKIQETIKKAAASKASVLITGESGVGKEVVARAIHALSPRHDKTMINVHCAALSETLLESELFGHEKGAFTGADHLQKGRFELAHGSTIFLDEIGEINQNVQIKILRVLAEKKFERVGGEQTIEVDVRVIAATNKNLEEEIKAGRFREDLYYRLNVIHIHVPPLRERKSDLPLLISAFLEEFNKENGKAVKEFSGKAKAAIMKYDWPGNIRELRNCVESAVVMSSGDEINIEDLPPAVAKSSQENSIAIPFGITLDEAEKIIIQQNLASNKNNKSKTADILGIGRKTLQRKLSEWGEDEEKSDGDNV
- a CDS encoding two-component system sensor histidine kinase NtrB; the encoded protein is MADFVEKASEKITKLSDEQLERLLNTVREENKIYDSIIQSIPSGLVIVDNNWCITKINKSAKRYLHFFHLHLIKSDPVWNLIADEEVSNFISFCAQKQNTNTNEEFSIVSADDKARFIVVSILPLVCDGKIAGTIIFIEDITAKRQQEILMHRMESLKSLTNLAASVAHEIKNPLGAISIHIQLLQKSIKKCREGDGQLPDEKFMEKYLSVVNEEIENLNKIVMDFLFAVRPLKVNMTLSEPDSIIEKSINFFMPEFENCGIEVSVNLQGNRNRLLIDEKLFREIFINIVQNAKAAILSSKKSNGKLAINSFIKNDHYILTIADNGCGMDEATCSRIFEPYYTTKADGTGLGLTTVYKIVKEFRGEITVNSELDEGTVFTVQIPVPQKETMLLEE
- a CDS encoding DNA polymerase III domain-containing protein, with protein sequence MFENILNQSATKLLQDDIEKKRFPNSILFSGPSSSGKLSCALETARVLSCANSGEWNCTCLNCRQHKAMVSQNLLICGAGNRTLEIAAAKKTLISQNIQNTKHLEASRYLYLRAVRKLISKFNSVLWNGDDKLSKFSPLLQNIEEGLEKIQPGRILPDDEELRKILDSIEKDCTKLESSFLYSSLPVLQIRNFSSWAHLSSSNGRKVLIIENADLMADSARNALLKILEEPPEDVIFILTTTKRGAILPTILSRVRTYNFFERSPEQQRNVINRIFHYEPDFNDEKEFSSITQFMQSFLTVKPELVKSCAADFFSNVAKGHIPDIPKIISTCASFEPRILFKIFICGIIESQENLKTSAAGSEVSFNVLKQLRTSLNNVEIFNQNPSACLEELARNLMHINYMNDGILKKLA
- a CDS encoding CvpA family protein — its product is MMFPAIDIVFLLVVLTFAIIGAINGFLNEVFGKAAPVVSIWVAILFYGRLVSPIEKHLKIHLVSVVLSFLLIFIIAFIVMKILQTAIKNIFGGEIFKDLDRFLGFVFGFLEGLAVVGVVLILMKAQPWFNVDTILDGSFFSRILNPVISIPLESLSKAVEKNSSVPLAIPLEQIQGN
- the murG gene encoding undecaprenyldiphospho-muramoylpentapeptide beta-N-acetylglucosaminyltransferase — encoded protein: MSRKKIVIAFAGGGTGGHIYPGIAIADELKKNSNESTKIEIHWIGNSKGMDSAIIEKNLLSSGGSIFCFHGIPCGKLRRYFSLKNFTDFFKIFAGFIKSFFILKKIKPDFLFSKGGFVSVPPCAAAAILKIPYFTHECDFTPGLATRINSKKASKILISYEETKNYFSSFQKEKCIVTGNPVRPAFYNDSSEAGKKFLGIDNGCKKNILLILGGSLGANQINNLVIECLDELKKDFIVVHQTGKKFAQENPDIMSSGDDSYKPYEFIFNEMVSVIQSADIIISRAGANSLWECAVCSKPMILIPLCGAGTRGDQVDNAEYFASKGAAIALTGKDATKENLLNALSEMKISETRNKFAENCKSICKEKKPSEIIANLILEQIKI
- a CDS encoding ankyrin repeat domain-containing protein; the encoded protein is MKWLIFAQALQEEKANRTEIFFTSNKCDSEKIILNKNEKSLKDILEKIPSSDGFLFFSDVENSALILSCVLGFCYGKNMPVLVLDEEKKFIKLFPCENKKLSLKNFYSENELFNWLEKNIENLKSESLKRANKNSLLEQGISCSADSFEFYLEKEKTGICKSILNSGIDVNSKTLQGVPLLCVATRNDSKEMLELLLEKGADINEVSEDRGYSPVMDAVWRKNYEIAKLLIDHGADLSTMSSDGQSILVLAVGNGNSKIVKLLLNSGADPDVKDSMGMSARDYASLFKNEELMKLMGKK